The Bernardetia sp. ABR2-2B DNA window TAAATTTCTTCTTGAGCGCAATAGTTTATAATCTTATCAATATTTTCTAGCTCTTTTACCTTAATTATTATATTTTTTCGAATACTAAATCCATCAAAATATTCCTGTACTTCTTTACCAGTAATAGTATGGTCATATAACTTTGTTTCTGCAATAAAATCTACATAAATATCGTCCTTACTAATATTCAAATTTTTTAGTTTTTTGATGACATTGTCAATTCTATTGTTCAATTTTTGATTACTTTCAAAAACAGTTTTTCCTATTTGATTAGCTCCAACTGTAATTAAATAATGTTTAGCTTTTTGATTGAGCAAAACTTTAGACGTAATAACAAGTGTATTGTCTTCCGAACGAATACTTTCTGTTTCAACAGGATTTCTATTATACCTTACATTACTATTTCTAGTTTGATAGAGTTGATTACCACCAACTTGTGCCGTTGCATCAAGAATAAATGCGAGAAATAGAATAAAAAAAGTAAGTGTGAATGTAATATATTTTTGCATTGATATTATTTTTAGTTGATTATAATTCAAGCAAATTAATCTAAACGCATAACAATACCAAAAATAAAAAATGGTAGAAAACCAACTTTATACCGAACAAGTGCGCCCAAATTAGGAGCAGATAAGGCTAAAAGAGTAGCCATTCCGATACAAAATAGAACTCCTAAAAGCCATAGAATAGCTAAAGAATCATTTTTTGTAGTGCTAGGTTCGGAACTATTTTTTTGAAAAAAGAATAAAGAAGAAATTTTGTGAAATAACTTTTTGACAGAAATAGTCTGTATAAAGAAAAATAAGATAATCCAGTTTTCAATAACAGAAGCCAAACGATAATAATTGAAGGTAGAACTACCAAATGTAGAAAAATTGATTTCTAAAGGAAAAAAAAGTCCTGCCAAAAGAGCTTTGGGGCTTTGCTCAAAAAGTTGAAAATAACTAGGGTAGCTTTGATATTCTCCATCTTCATAATTATGATAAATAGGTTCGAAATCATAATCATAAACAAAATTTATTTGACTATCAAAGCCAGACGTTGCCAAAATATTTTGTTGATTTATAAAAATGGCTTCTGAAAGACGTGAAAACCATAAATTAGGATGCAGGTTAGAAGCCAGTCCAACAATAAAAACAAAACTTCCTAAAAAAACGAAAAGTTGAAAACGAATAGACTTATTGAAATAATTTCCAGTAAAAAAGCTTATTCCAAAAGCAAAAAGCAAAGGAACAAGCAAAGCAAAGTAATAGTATTTGAGTAAAAATAAACAAAGACACAGAACTAAAAATAGGATTTTTTTTATAACAATTCCTATTCCCATAAAATCTTGCTCTCGTCGTTGCTTCCACCAATTGCATATATCTAGAAAGAAAGCAATCAAAAAGCCCATAATTAGCCAAAGAAAACTCTCTTTCATCAAAGAACTTGACCAAAAAGCAATTGAAGGAGTGAAGAAAAAGCCAATGGAAAGAGCTAGTTTTAACTTGTTTATTCTAGTAAAACCATTATTTACAAACCAATCAGCCAAACGATTAGCACACGCCCAAAGTCCCAAAAAAGCTATTAGTGAGCTGTAAAGACTTGTTAAACACATATTTTTTGCAGCCAAAACGTTTATAAAACTCAAATAACGAACAAAGAAAAATGCTCGTTCGCCTTCTGTTGCAAAAGTAAAATACCAAGAAGGATTTAATTTTCCAGTAAACAAAAAAATGAGATAATTGATAGTGTCGCTCCAAAAGTAATTACTCAAATAAACTATATCTTTTTTGTAAGAAATAAGGTCAGGAAGAATATTGAAACTCAAATGAAGATAATATAATAAAAACCCACAAAAAAGTTTGAAAAGCAAAGTTGGAAAGTATATTTTTGAGAGTATTTCATTTTTACTAAAAAAGTAATGAATGGAAATAATTCCTAAAAAAAGTAGAACAGACAGAATTATCATTTTTTCATTTTTGATAAAGCAAGAAGCTTGGGAGATAGACTAATAATTTGATTGTAGCAAAATTTATTCTTGACAAAACTAATCCTGTTTTTTTGTAAAGACACTTTTTTTAAACATTTTTGTAGAATTGAATAGTATAAGTAACTGTACAAAATTAAATATAAGTAATGACTAATTAGCGAGTGATTTTTATGATTACTATGATAATTACAGGATAATACAAAATCATATAATTAAAATAATAAATTATATTTAAAATTGCATTTATCTTCATTTTATCTTAAAAATCATATAAATCATTTACCAATACGTTACGGTATTTTTAGTTATATTTAATTCTACTCATTTACTTATCACTAAATAACATAATTCGTAAAAAAACTAAAAGAGAACGTTTTTTGCTTACTCTATAAAATAGTAATTAGCAGAAGCGATTACTAGCAACAAACAATATCCTACCTTAATATGCAATTATTTTTATCCAAAATGAATAGAAAATTACAACGGAATTTCTCATTACATAAAAAGCAAACGAAAAAATATAAAACTGAATTTTATACAAACAATAAAAAAATACTAATTCTTTCTTGTGTCTGTCTGTTGCTTGTACTTTCATCTTTTTTTCCAAAAACTAATCAGATAGGTCAGATGCTTGGAGATTCTTTTTCAACTTTATACGAAAATTGGGAAGGCGTACCTTATCAGAACGATTTTAAGAAAAATGAAGCAAATTATTTTTCTCCTCATTATTTGCCCAAAAGTATTTTTTCCTCTAGCTACAATCAACCACTAGATGACCAACTTATTGATGGACGTTTTACGATAGGATATGGCGAAAAAAGTATTTTATTTGGTTATCCTTATTCATTTTCTACTTCTCATTTCGTCTTGAAATCAAGTGGTAAATATGCTTCTAATAATCCCGAATTATCACAGACAAGAGCTTTAAAAGGAGTTTTGATTTCGGAAATGGAAGAAAACTCTGATGTTCTTTTTACTTCCAAAGTGATTTATACATATGATAATCTATTAATTACTCAAACTTTAGTTCCTGTTGATACAGACTTGGAAGACATAGAAAATATTTCTAAAGGGAACTATTATAAAATAGAATATGAAATAGAAAATCAATCTGATGCGCCTAGAGATATAGAATTTACACTTTTATTAGACCCTATGATTAATGCTGATGATATCTGTAAGCTTTCTGCTGATGGCTCACATATCGGAATGGATAGAAAATTTGAAGGAGCAAAAATGCCTTTTCATTTTGCTTTTTATAACGGAAATTTACAGGCAAAATTAATAACAAAGCACAAAAATGTAATTAGCCCAGATGTGGCTTATGTAGGTCAGTGGGCATATTTAACCAATGTCTTGCAGCTTGAACAGCAAAAAGTAGGAAAATATACAGATGATAGTGCAATTCTTTTGAGATGGAACACAAAGAAGATTAAGAAGGGAGAAATACATAATTACAGAGTTTTTTATGGCGTTCCGAAAGGTAAAGAAGGAATAAATTTGCAGCATCATCAACCAGATAGAAAATCTCAAATTACGTTGTATTTTGATGCCAATCAAAGCCAATTAAGTTCAGAGGAAGAGGCTAAATTGAGAAACTTTATTGGTGCTAGACGTTGGAAGGCAGCTTTAGTAGAGGGTTATACAGATGCAAAAGGTACTGAACAATTAAATTTAGAGCTTTCTAAAGACCGAATTAGCCATGTCAGTTACGCTTTACAGATGTTTGGAATCAAGTATGAAAAAATTCTGCGTAAATCTCATGGAGAATTTTTTGCTCGTAATGACGAAACAGCAAGAGGAAATGGAGATAAAAAAGACCGAAAAGTAGTAGTAACAGTCTGGAGATAAAAATCAATTACAACCCTCTTTTATTGAGTTTTTTGTTGTCAGCTTCGAAAACTATTTTATCTGAAACTACAATACCCACTAATCAAATCAATAGAACTTATCTATTATTCTTTTTTATTTTTTTCTTGTTTCCTAACTTTAGAAACTTAACTTTGCATTAGGTTTGTTTAAGCCTGTTTATTCACAGGTGTTTTTTAACCAAATTATTGACATATTATTACTATTTGAATATTATTTTAGATTAATCTTATTTTATAAATTTTAGGCTAAAAAAATCAAAATCAAAAAATAAATCATTCAGATGTCAATTTTTAAATAAAAAATACAAAGTAGAGTGAGATAGAAAAGTAATCTATCTTATTCTTCCAATCATATCCTTTTTGGCTATTTTCTAACTATTTTTAAATCTATGTCTTACGAGATTGTTGTTATTATAATTTTTGTTTTGGGTTACATGGCTATTGCCCTAGAACATAATATTAAAGTTGATAAAGCTGCACCTGCACTTCTAATTGCTGTTCTTTGTTGGACAGTGTATATCGTTTCAGAGGGAATACTGCCTCACGATGAAGATATGATTCATAAAATTGTCCATGGGCATGAACAAGGACTTCTGACGCATCTTGCGGAAACCTCTCAAATTCTTTTCTTTTTACTTTGTGCCATGACTATTGTTGAGGTAATTGATGCCCATCAAGGTTTTGAGGTAATCACGAAGCGAATAACAACTCAAGATAAAAGAAAACTTATTTGGATTATTTGTTGGGTAACTTTCTTCTTATCAGCAGCATTAGATAATCTTGCCACAACCATTGTAATGGTTTCGATGCTTCGTAAATTAGTAACAGATAAAAATGACCGTTTGATTTATGTCAGTATGGTAGTTATTGCTGCCAATGCTGGTGGTGCTTGGTCGCCTATTGGAGATGTTACTACTACAATGCTTTGGATTGGTGGACAGGTAACGACCATAAATATTATCACCAAATTGATGCTTCCTAGTATTGTTTGTCTGCTTGCTCCTCTTACAGTAATTACTTTTATGTTAAAAGGAGATTTGAAACCAAATAAAAAAGGAACTTTAGACACAGGAGGACATGGTGGACATGCTCCTATTAAAGTAAGAGAAGGAGACAGGAATTTAGTATTCGGAATTGGTCTTGCAGGTCTTTTATTTGTTCCTGTTTTTAAAACAATAACTCATTTACCTCCTTTTATGGGAATGTCATTTAGTTTAGGAATTATATGGCTAACAACTGAAATACTTCATAACCGTAAAAAAGCAGAAGACGGAGCGCATGGAAAACTTTCAGTAGTAGCTATTTTAGAACGTGTTGATGTTCCTAGTGTACTCTTTTTCTTTGGTATCTTACTTGCCGTAGGTTGTTTACAGTCTATGGGAACACTAAACAAATTAGCTGTATTTTTAGATGCTACTTTTACAGGAGATGGAGCTGTATATATTATTGGTCTCCTTTTGGGGCTTATGTCTGCTATTGTAGATAATGTGCCATTAGTAGCTGCTTCGATGGGTATGTATGACCTAAGTGTTTACCCTCCTGATCACGTATTTTGGGAGTTTATTGCTTACTGTGCAGGAACGGGTGGAAGTACACTTATCATCGGTTCTGCTGCTGGTGTAGCTGCAATGGGAATGGAGCATATCAATTTTATGTGGTATCTCAAAAAAATTGCTTGGCTTTCACTCATTGGATATATTGCTGGTGCTGTTGTGTTTATGGCTATGCAGTTATTTCTTGTTCATTAATTTGAATAAATATTAGCAGAGAAAAATATTAAAAAAAAATAACGCTATGAAGAAATTCATAGCGTTATTTTTTTGCTGATTACTTTACTGTTTTTAGAGAATACAGGTTTTACTTATTGTTGCCTTTACTCTAGCCTTTGTTGGTGTTTTAGCGTAGCGACACCAACAAACATGCTAAAAGATATATATACTATTCTTCCTCTTCTTCTCTCTTATCAACCTCAACAGCAGAAAATGGATAGCGCAAACGAGTAAAATAAAACACTTTTCTACGAGCAGGAGTATAAAGTTGATTTCTTACAACTTGATAACCAGAAACTAAATAGTTATCGTCATACCAATGCATCAAAATTTCATCAGAACGACTTATTACATTATCCAAACTATCTCTTCTAGGAACTTCATATTCAGAGATTAATTCTTGCTCCTTACTTTTTACAGTTTGTTTGTAAAACAACTCTTCTTCATCTAACCTAAAGAGTGCTACCGTATCATTTTTTACACTATAAGAGAAAAAAGGAAATATTTTTTGTGATTCAAAATCATCAAAGTCAAATTGATTGTCCCAAAGAAGCTTTCCCTCTTTATCAAAACTACAAACGATACCTTGTTCATAGTTATAGGTTACAATTACATTTGAATTTGGATTTCCTCTATTTTGCCACATATTTCTGTTTCCCATTCTGTTATAATTACGAGAGGTGCCAGAACGAAAATAAGGATTTCCTACCATACCAATAGGCATATTATTTCCGTTTTGATAAACTGGGTTATAACCTTCTAATGACAAATAAACTTGGTCTTCTGCTATTCTCAATGGACTAACAAAATAATCATTTGAATAACGGACAGGCGAATCTTTTCTTCGTCCTTTTTTTACCTTGGCAATCATTTTTTTCTTTCTTTTCTCAGACAAATTATTGAAAAAGTTATTTAGATAAGAAAAATCATAAAATCTAAAACCACTTTCTTTTTTGTCTTTTATTTTTAAGCTATAAATTCCTTGTGAACGTTTCCATTTGGGAGCAGAATACGTTCCGAAAACAAGAACTTCATCTGTTCCTGTAATCAAAGGACGGAAAGTCTGTAAGTTATAGTCTTTATTGTCTGGAATAGTTACGTTATAGCGCAACTTGGCATCAAGCCCATAAAAATAAAAAGAGGAATATTTATATGAACTATATTTTCCTGCTACAATGGCTAAAATGACGTTATTTTCAATATCAATAGTTAGATTTGCTAAATAAGTGCTTTTCTGAACTAAAGAAGGCAGAATTTGCTGCTTTCCTGTTTCAATATCTAGATGCAAAACAACTGGATTATTTTCAGCTTCTCCTCCTAAGAGAATTATATTTCCTGCTGCACAAATTTCTGTATAAGTTGCTTTGAGTATTTTCTCATAATTAACTATTTTCATAGCTCCAGTAGTCAAATTTATTTTTAATATCTCATATTCATAGCGTTGTTTGTCAATTAAATAATAAATAAAATTATCTGCCACGATATAATGAACCACTTCATCTTCCCCTTTTATGACATGTCTTTGTTCCCAAATATTCTGAAAAGTAGTATCGTATTTAGCGATTAAAAGCTCTTTTTTAGTTTTTACATAATGAGATAAAGAAACTAACAAACCGTCTTCTTCTAAAGGAATAGCTGTATAATCCGAAAAGTTAGAGCCTTCATCTGCCTTTGTAGTGATTTCGGTGTGGTCAATCACTTCTATTTGTGCTGAAGTAGAAAAACTGATTCCTATAAATAGCAAAAATAAAAGTAGGCGTATATTCAAAAAAACAGTATTTTTTTGAGTTGTTATTCTTTGTGTCTTATTATTTATCATACTGAAATTTATTGTTTTTGGTAGTTATAAAGTAATTTTAATAAAAATAAAACCAAATATTTATCCATTCAAAGTAATTAGAATACTAATCTTTCTAAAATTTGTTTGTGAAATTATCTATGATTTTATAATCGAATATAGGTTAGTTTTTTTGAAAAACTCAAATAAAAATAATATCTATCATTCATAGGTTTTTGTTTTGGTAAGGCTTTTGCAAAATTAGCTATTAAATGACCTAAAATAAATACTATTTTTTGTCCCTTGAAACATAACTTATTCACTAACAATACTATTCAAATATGATTTCTAAATCAAATTATTTAAAAGTAAATATCTTGTTATTTTCTTTATTTCTAGTTTTTTCACTTTCATCTTGTGATGAGTTATTTGCTCCAGTAGAAGAAGATATAAATGGAGGAGCATATACAGAAGAAGGAATTGCGTCGTATTATGCTGATAAATATGAAGGAAGACCAACAGCAAGTGGAGAAATATTTAGACAAGATTTGCTAACGGCAGCTCATAAAACATTACCTTTTGGTACAATGGTAACTATCACAAATCTCAAAAACGGAAAAAAAATAAGGGTAAAAATAAATGATAGAGGTCCTTTTGTGGCAGGAAGAATTATAGATGTAACAAGTAGAGGAGCAAGAGAATTAGATTTTATTCGTGATGGAATTGTCAATGTAAAAATAGAATATGATTTGTAAAAATAAATCGTTCTGTGTGGTGTACTACATAAAAAGGCTCAAATTATTATGAATGATTTGAGCCTTTTTAATTTTAGCGTAGTACAAAATAAATTAAATTTATTTTTTGGAAAACTTCGTGGGAAATTACTGAATATAAAACTCTTTTGCTTTTATGACCATAAAGAGACCATAAAAAGCTAATCCTAAGGCTACTAAACCTACAAGCCAAGCACTTGCAGAAGAAAACATAAATTCAAATGCTCCCTCTGTTCCTCCTGCCTTACTTGCATTTGATTCAATAGCAGCACGTACAGTAATATAACCAGCAACAAGTAATACAATTCCTCTTGCAACATAGCCTAATTGACCAACCTTTCTTGCTGCTTCTTTTAGTTTAAACCCTAAATCAGTTACTTTATCCATGTGTTCGCTAGAAACACCTTTCCAAATCTCATAAATACCTTTTCCGACAATAGCAAGAGCCATAATACCAACAATAATTTGTCCTCCAGACATTTCAAGTATTTTTGCGATGACAGTAGTACGTCCTCCTCCAGAAGAAGAACCTGCCCCTTTAATAGCCATTTTCATTGCATAAGTAGCAAATGTCCCATATAAAAAGCCACTAATAAAGTAACCTACACGTTGAAGCTTGTTGTTTATGCCATCTTTATTTTTTTCTGGGTCAATAAATGCTTGTGTAAATCTCCAAGCTGTATATCCGAAAAGACCTAATGAAACAAGACCTAATAAGATACGTCCGAAAGATTGTTCCAAAATAAATTGAAAAATACCTGTCTTGCCACTAACTTCGCCCCCAAGACCAAAGGCTGTCATGGTAGCCAAAATACCAATGAGCAAATAAACGATACCCTTCATAAAATAGCCTAATTTAGCAAATTTTTCTAAAGAGTCTTTCTTGTCTGTTGATAATGAATTAATTGAAATCATAAAAAAATAAAGGTTAAAAAATGTAATTGTATATGAAGTAAAAAAATGAGCATTGGATATATTTATATCTTAATACTGTTATTATAACTTATATTTAATTATTTTGTTTTGTAAAAAAATAAAAATCAAACACTCAAAAGTTTTTCCAATGCACTTGGTACAGTATCTTTTTTCCAAACAAATACAATTTTTCTTCTAAAATCGCCATCACTAATTGGAATAAATTTTATTCCTTCAA harbors:
- a CDS encoding septal ring lytic transglycosylase RlpA family protein gives rise to the protein MISKSNYLKVNILLFSLFLVFSLSSCDELFAPVEEDINGGAYTEEGIASYYADKYEGRPTASGEIFRQDLLTAAHKTLPFGTMVTITNLKNGKKIRVKINDRGPFVAGRIIDVTSRGARELDFIRDGIVNVKIEYDL
- a CDS encoding SIMPL domain-containing protein; its protein translation is MQKYITFTLTFFILFLAFILDATAQVGGNQLYQTRNSNVRYNRNPVETESIRSEDNTLVITSKVLLNQKAKHYLITVGANQIGKTVFESNQKLNNRIDNVIKKLKNLNISKDDIYVDFIAETKLYDHTITGKEVQEYFDGFSIRKNIIIKVKELENIDKIINYCAQEEIYDIIKVDYISQDLETINNQLLEEALKITEKKKKIFEENSSVTLSYDYRLTSEQFRIYYPKNLYKQYNEASETSTIESRYNSSYIKKEVRKETTFYYDGMETELGIDKIIDEISPIVGIQYVLEIQVTYELKR
- a CDS encoding DUF1206 domain-containing protein; amino-acid sequence: MISINSLSTDKKDSLEKFAKLGYFMKGIVYLLIGILATMTAFGLGGEVSGKTGIFQFILEQSFGRILLGLVSLGLFGYTAWRFTQAFIDPEKNKDGINNKLQRVGYFISGFLYGTFATYAMKMAIKGAGSSSGGGRTTVIAKILEMSGGQIIVGIMALAIVGKGIYEIWKGVSSEHMDKVTDLGFKLKEAARKVGQLGYVARGIVLLVAGYITVRAAIESNASKAGGTEGAFEFMFSSASAWLVGLVALGLAFYGLFMVIKAKEFYIQ
- a CDS encoding OmpA family protein — translated: MNRKLQRNFSLHKKQTKKYKTEFYTNNKKILILSCVCLLLVLSSFFPKTNQIGQMLGDSFSTLYENWEGVPYQNDFKKNEANYFSPHYLPKSIFSSSYNQPLDDQLIDGRFTIGYGEKSILFGYPYSFSTSHFVLKSSGKYASNNPELSQTRALKGVLISEMEENSDVLFTSKVIYTYDNLLITQTLVPVDTDLEDIENISKGNYYKIEYEIENQSDAPRDIEFTLLLDPMINADDICKLSADGSHIGMDRKFEGAKMPFHFAFYNGNLQAKLITKHKNVISPDVAYVGQWAYLTNVLQLEQQKVGKYTDDSAILLRWNTKKIKKGEIHNYRVFYGVPKGKEGINLQHHQPDRKSQITLYFDANQSQLSSEEEAKLRNFIGARRWKAALVEGYTDAKGTEQLNLELSKDRISHVSYALQMFGIKYEKILRKSHGEFFARNDETARGNGDKKDRKVVVTVWR
- the nhaD gene encoding sodium:proton antiporter NhaD, translated to MSYEIVVIIIFVLGYMAIALEHNIKVDKAAPALLIAVLCWTVYIVSEGILPHDEDMIHKIVHGHEQGLLTHLAETSQILFFLLCAMTIVEVIDAHQGFEVITKRITTQDKRKLIWIICWVTFFLSAALDNLATTIVMVSMLRKLVTDKNDRLIYVSMVVIAANAGGAWSPIGDVTTTMLWIGGQVTTINIITKLMLPSIVCLLAPLTVITFMLKGDLKPNKKGTLDTGGHGGHAPIKVREGDRNLVFGIGLAGLLFVPVFKTITHLPPFMGMSFSLGIIWLTTEILHNRKKAEDGAHGKLSVVAILERVDVPSVLFFFGILLAVGCLQSMGTLNKLAVFLDATFTGDGAVYIIGLLLGLMSAIVDNVPLVAASMGMYDLSVYPPDHVFWEFIAYCAGTGGSTLIIGSAAGVAAMGMEHINFMWYLKKIAWLSLIGYIAGAVVFMAMQLFLVH